The stretch of DNA GGTTAGCTTTTAGTTGTTACTTTGAGGGAGAGACTGTGGGAAAATGTGTGTTAGCGTCAAAGCTAAGTATTGCGTGTCGTCTCCGCTGAGGAAAACGACGGACATGTAATGATGGGCAACGTGAATTGAACCACAAGGTACAAAAACTTTTTAGGCTTTGTATCGATACGTCGCCGTATGAGTCAAATTTATTACTATTCTCCTTTGTAAGGCTATCGATACATACGTCGTCGAACACTATTTTCTAAAGTTAAAATCATTTTACGAAGATCTATTCTGATTTGgaaaaatgacaacaaaaccCATCATATGGTATATATAACTTGTCTTTTAGGCCAAAGATATATAATTCGGATCAATAACCGTTcttaattaaatgatttttgTTCTCTAATTTCATTTCCGGATGAATGGACTCGGAAACCATTAACCAAATACTCTGTGTCTTTTTTACTAATtcaaattctagaaatcaatttgttttgaaaatatacatttttcaggttttctatgtatttgttatatttattgatgataaattgtaaacttcattttgttttggtttgtttgtttgtttttttttttttttgttaaagtaaacttcattttgttattattgatttatatttattaattttgttaatcataaaaaaatggTGGGGATTCCAGGTTTAGTTCAGTATTGGTTTGTGTTCGATTCTGTTTGGTTTTCATAAAACTCAACCTCAGTcagtttgatttggtttttgtttacttcgatttagtttgtttgattctattccgttaaaaaaaaaactaattaatgtgattaaattattgaaaaaatgtGTTTACTGTAATCTCTTAAAACTAGATTTACagacttttaaaaattgttttacaaaatttaatccTATTACCTAACGATATATTCAGTTATTCTTTTACTAAACTATTTATTTGACATACAAGTAAGACCTTTATGTTAAATCTGTGGTAGCTTTTCTCTCTAGTGCAGTTATGAATATTGTTGGACTACTTTGAGAAGTTCTAAACCAAGAATTTAATGAGTCAACAATTTCCTCAACCAataccacaaaagaaaaaaaaaaagtaatgtcATAGAcctatttgaattttattttgaaaactaaGTTACTATTCAAgtgttataattttatcatcaaaTTCTTAATACTCCGTCAAATAAGAAGAGGTATGATGCATTTTTTATCATGAAAATAaggtaaacatatatatttaggggatttttttttttctttcttttgaaaatctatTTAGGGGATATTCTAATATAACGAATGTTTGtactacacaaaaaaaattaacaagtcAAACCATGATGTACTTGTACTACAGTACAACACATTACACATATACATTTAAGAAAACACAATAAATACGAACCTATTCTCTCTTAAAACTTTTGTCTATGAACAGAATCCATCATAATACCTATATACCATTTTAGTAAACATGGATCACGATAACATGCATAtgccaccaccatcatcatcatcatcgatgtCGAATCATACCAAACCacacatgatgatgatgcacATGACATTCTTCTGGGGCAAGAACACGGAGGTTCTCTTCTCCGGCTGGCCCGGGACTAGCTCCGGCATGTACGCTCTTTGTCTCGTCGTTGTCTTCTTTCTCGCTGTGATTTCCGAGTGGCTCGCCCAGTCTCCTTTCCTCCGTGCGGATAGCTCCACCAGCCGCGCCGCTGGGCTTTCTCAGACAGCCGTGTATACACTCAAGACTGGCCTGTCGTATTTGGTGATGCTCGCTGTTATGTCCTTTAACGCTGGCGTTTTCATCGTTGCTATCGCCGGATATGCCGtgggtttctttttctttggaagcACTGCTTTCAAGAAACCATCCGATGACCGGAAAACCGCCGAGCTCCTCCCGCCGTCGTCAGGCTGCCTTtgctaacaattttttttttttttcttataaagaaCTTTTCCTTTTGTGTGTGCATGGTTggcttaaaaaaacaaagaaaaaaaattaatatttcattttggTTAAGTCGATCTAATATTAGTGGAcgttaaatattttcaatccATGTTACTTAGGTTACAAATAGAATCACACAATTAATTCCACAGGTCCATGGATAATTTGACTAaagtttttggaattttatgaAACGACATAGAATTCCATTCAAATTTTGAAGATGTCACTTTTAATTTCATGTATTATTGTGGTTaatagttgaccaaaaaaaaattgcatatataGATAAGAAATTTTGAACCACAaatttatgataacaaatgCTGTCCATTAAAAGTACGTACTCCCATGTATAACCACCCCCATTGGTTTTAAGTTATAAACCCTGCGTCTCTGCCAGTGAGAATGTGAACTttcattgataaaaaaaaaatacatttttcaaaaatatactgTGGACTCTATTATATGTGACATAATAAATTGATCATATGTAAATTTTGTCAAGTCATCTATATGACTCGTAAGATCGGTCGGTCGGATTGATTTCAATCGGTGTAGATCTAAAACCTTacatatgtttctttgttttgtaatctgATTTCATGaagtttaaacctttttttttctttgttttgtaatctaATTTTATGAAATTCAAAAGGAAAGCATGAAGAATAAAGAGCCgtccaaaacaaaagaacaagtgATGCAATTATAAGAATAGTCCATGCACTATCCAATTACATGTAGAACTCTTTTATAGAACTGATATCGcaaaaagttttataattacGCCGTCTCTGTAGGCCTTCTCGCTATTAAGAAATTACGAAAAATAacaagattgaaaaaaaaaaactaggcaCCTTCGTtgacaaaacaattaataaatagACAATATCTTCAGCTTAGCAATGCCAATAATTTAGTAAAggtcaaacaaaaaacaagtaaTACTAGTAGCCAGTATACGTACGTACCACGAGAACGGGCAAGGTTCACGCCTTTTTTCTTAGGAAAGTAAATGGTTCGATTccgagagattttttttttttttttcaacaaaagaaatcagcTCAGTTGAGCCAATTTGAGGgtaaattgtttacaaataaaataggaTGCGGATTAGAACGCGCTCGGCGTGCCAAGGAATCCGCTCGtacattagcatttctagaTATCTGAACcaaagagaaaggagagaactcctccctgtcagtcttgatatcttctaggtatGTTGCAAAGGCTGGCCTATCCtgaggcgaagacaccatcttcatcaAGTCGGAGCAGTCCGTGTAGAAGACTACCTCCCGGaaatcatgtccaatcatgcatCGCATCGCCCAAATAAAAGGTTCAACTTCAGCATGTAACGGAGACAGACTACGCTGGTAATTGGTTGCGCCGTGAATCGGTGGTGACCCTTGAGATGAAGTACAAACCCACcctgcacctgcaaaaacatctgttgctttccaagaaccatccacAAAGCATCGATGCCCTGAAAAACCGACGGAAAGGAAACATCACACCCCCCAGCCCGAGGAAGCCGCCCGCCAGGAGAAGAGGGAAACTCGTCCGACTCTGCCTCCACCTGTGCCTGCTGCCAAGTTTGTGCTTCCCCAACCGCCACCCGAACAATCTCATCAGGT from Camelina sativa cultivar DH55 chromosome 9, Cs, whole genome shotgun sequence encodes:
- the LOC104711157 gene encoding copper transporter 2, whose amino-acid sequence is MDHDNMHMPPPSSSSSMSNHTKPHMMMMHMTFFWGKNTEVLFSGWPGTSSGMYALCLVVVFFLAVISEWLAQSPFLRADSSTSRAAGLSQTAVYTLKTGLSYLVMLAVMSFNAGVFIVAIAGYAVGFFFFGSTAFKKPSDDRKTAELLPPSSGCLC